Proteins from a single region of Streptomyces glaucescens:
- a CDS encoding enoyl-CoA hydratase/isomerase family protein: protein MSEERFGEFVLVRRYERGHVAELALDRPKAMNAVSTEMARSVAGACAALAADRDVRVVVLTSTHERAFCVGADLKERNSFTDADLVRQRPVTRGAYTAVLELPVPTIAAVHGFALGGGFELALSCDVIVADRTAVVGLPEVSVGVIPGGGGTQLLPRRVGAARAAELIFTARRVEAPEARELGLVDALVEEGQDRAEAMSLASRIAANSPVGLRAAKRALRLGHGLDLRAGLEVEDAAWRSVAFSGDRAEGVAAFNEKRKPQWPGE, encoded by the coding sequence GTGAGCGAGGAGCGGTTCGGGGAGTTCGTGCTGGTGCGCCGGTACGAGCGCGGGCATGTCGCGGAGCTGGCCCTCGACCGTCCCAAGGCGATGAACGCGGTGTCGACGGAGATGGCGCGGTCCGTCGCCGGGGCATGCGCGGCGCTCGCCGCGGACCGGGACGTGCGGGTGGTGGTGCTGACGTCGACGCACGAGCGGGCGTTCTGCGTCGGCGCGGACCTGAAGGAGCGCAACTCCTTCACCGACGCGGACCTGGTCCGCCAGCGCCCGGTCACGCGCGGGGCGTACACCGCCGTGCTGGAGCTGCCGGTGCCGACGATCGCGGCGGTGCACGGCTTCGCCCTGGGCGGCGGTTTCGAGCTGGCCCTGTCGTGCGACGTGATCGTGGCGGACCGCACGGCGGTGGTGGGGCTGCCGGAGGTGTCCGTGGGCGTGATCCCGGGCGGTGGGGGGACCCAGTTGCTGCCCCGCCGGGTGGGGGCGGCCCGCGCCGCCGAGCTGATCTTCACGGCCCGCCGGGTGGAGGCGCCCGAGGCACGGGAGCTGGGCCTGGTCGACGCCCTGGTGGAGGAGGGACAGGACCGGGCGGAGGCGATGTCACTGGCCTCGCGGATCGCCGCCAACTCCCCGGTCGGCCTGCGCGCGGCCAAGCGCGCCCTCAGGCTCGGGCACGGCCTGGACCTCCGGGCCGGCCTGGAGGTGGAGGACGCGGCGTGGCGCTCGGTGGCGTTCTCCGGGGACCGGGCGGAGGGGGTGGCGGCGTTCAACGAGAAGCGGAAGCCGCAGTGGCCGGGGGAGTGA